The proteins below come from a single Mercenaria mercenaria strain notata chromosome 3, MADL_Memer_1, whole genome shotgun sequence genomic window:
- the LOC123525290 gene encoding uncharacterized protein LOC123525290, protein MKVLHDICKMSDDTPTKKKRYSEKFKNDATKQKYRESFSTAESSKGKTDQTEKRFYSTVNKIAQPSVELDSPCSSNKIRKRTGHAPEVKREAIERVKEGETISSVGKNLGIARSTISDWTIREKKKRENTQHDDCFASLKWKKWQVVISAENCGKGWAKRDVGYRLENLSQHFDDEYGLFELAVSKPKEKSVEAENIVYVKDGKVKTLIERHCRYGFQKSLLINNKLRDGYNIKARCYYVTSKEEAVKEKKKLLQHQEYAWNKQCRDDVDDYRLSGDWGYRLSGYWSRWIQVMSPTCVENGWVKRDGANCGYKCTNLDEWLKDEFGVFEMAILHPYTKDTSVLLMECGKILTAIGMYCSDSSSAKSVQINDVLMKGYKVIVRCRYEKEAQLVESLLLERYVYNWHKQRTKRENIKDEQVMGRWTEWELIMVPGQTDGFKRRDGSNDGFRYSNIEALFQDQFGVFELQIARGDSKEVTYVQHGKILTLLQRYCSDGYKRSGMINRALTDGYSISVRYRYVDTDNGKEVATAVLRQLLSIYDYAWNKTRRENIDDEDIAGNWSDWVTMMTPQIREGWTQQNNKDASKGYHPNNYAKLFEEKYGIFEMKVGDHPHFATSGTGGEKIRDKLDTVVYIGKGNILTEVRTRCDKTKQSVLIDQTLKEGKCISFRYCYTENDTPQEATDLHRQLLDRYDYAWTRSKREDVYDNNLTGEWSEWSKIMKPGELEQDLEWRFIGFKVKNLDGIFRDDYGVFELAVEKPYRDTVVHVGKGKVLSALKKYCKINTDGSNKYFQISDALAKRCSILVRYRYVHSEEDAAKVEQNLMDRYEYPWNPLYRTKREEVDDSCLPGQNWSKWHQLMTPQKNEIESGWIRRDHGHTGYRLTDENLKDVVIYERGVYEWMIKKDSRIIVVYTGKAKRLLQRLTDYCKNGSHKEKLINDALARGYNICVRFRLTYNIDDAENKLLDRYSYAWNKSRNDETRDIFLPYHMEHN, encoded by the exons GTACTGCATGACATTTGTAAAATGTCTGATGATACACCGACAAAGAAAAAGAGATactctgaaaaatttaaaaatgatgcTACAAAGCAAAAATACCGAGAGAGCTTTTCCACGGCGGAATCAAGCAAAGGCAAAACAGATCAAACAGAGAAGCGATTCTATTCGACTGTGAACAAAATAGCACAACCATCAGTTGAACTAGACAGTCCTTGTTCATCGAATAAAATAAGAAAGCGAACTGGACACGCACCAGAAGTGAAGAGAGAAGCTATAGAAAGAGTTAAGGAAGGCGAAACAATTTCATCAGTTGGCAAAAATCTTGGAATTGCTCGTTCTACAATATCAGACTGGACGATAAGAGAG aaaaagaagAGAGAAAATACTCAGCATGATGATTGTTTTGCATctttaaaatggaaaaagtggCAAGTGGTCATAAGCGCAGAAAATTGTGGTAAGGGATGGGCTAAACGTGATGTCGGTTACAGACTTGAAAATCTTTCACAACATTTTGACGACGAATACGGACTGTTTGAACTAGCTGTTAGTAAACCCAAAGAAAAGTCTGTTGAAGCGgaaaatattgtttatgttaaaGACGGGAAAGTAAAGACACTTATAGAAAGGCATTGCAGGTATGGATTTCAGAAGTCATTATTAATCAATAATAAACTACGAGACGGTTACAACATTAAAGCACGGTGTTATTATGTTACAAGTAAGGAGGAAGctgtaaaagagaaaaaaaagttactgCAACATCAAGAGTACGCTTGGAAT AAACAATGCAGAGATGATGTTGATGATTATCGTTTATCAGGAGATTGGGGTTATCGTTTATCTGGATATTGGAGTAGATGGATACAAGTTATGTCTCCCACTTGTGTAGAAAATGGCTGGGTGAAAAGGGATGGAGCAAATTGTGGatacaaatgtacaaatttaGATGAATGGTTGAAAGACGAATTTGGTGTTTTTGAAATGGCAATTTTACACCCATACACAAAGGATACAAGCGTTTTGTTGATGGAATGTGGGAAGATACTGACAGCGATTGGAATGTATTGTAGTGATAGTTCTTCAGCCAAATCTGTACAAATAAATGATGTCTTAATGAAAGGGTATAAAGTTATAGTAAGGTGTCGTTACGAAAAAGAAGCCCAGTTAGTGGAATCGCTCTTGTTGGAAAGATATGTTTATAACTGGCAC aaacaaagGACAAAACGTGAAAATATCAAGGATGAGCAAGTTATGGGAAGATGGACGGAGTGGGAACTCATTATGGTACCTGGTCAGACGGACGGTTTTAAAAGACGGGATGGCAGTAACGATGGTTTCCGATATAGCAACATTGAGGCTTTATTTCAGGACCAGTTTGGGGTTTTCGAACTTCAGATAGCAAGAGGTGACAGCAAAGAAGTCACCTACGTACAACATGGGAAGATATTGACACTGCTTCAAAGATATTGTAGTGACGGATATAAAAGGTCAGGCATGATCAACCGGGCGTTGACAGATGGCTACAGTATATCAGTACGATACCGGTATGTCGACACTGACAATGGCAAGGAAGTCGCTACAGCAGTTCTCCGACAGTTATTGTCTATATACGACTATGCTTGGAAC AAAACTCGTCGAGAGAACATTGACGATGAGGATATTGCGGGAAACTGGTCAGATTGGGTCACTATGATGACACCACAGATTCGAGAGGGATGGACACAACAGAACAATAAAGATGCAAGCAAAGGTTACCACCCTAACAACTATGCAAAATTATTTGAGGAAAAATATggcatttttgaaatgaaagtggGAGATCATCCCCACTTTGCCACATCTGGTACTGGCGGAGAAAAAATCCGTGACAAACTAGACACAGTTGTTTACATTGGTAAAGGAAATATACTTACAGAGGTGAGGACACGGTGTGACAAGACAAAGCAATCTGTACTAATTGATCAAACATTGAAGGAAGGGAAATGTATTTCTTTCCGTTACTGTTATACAGAAAATGATACACCACAAGAAGCGACTGATCTACATCGTCAGTTGTTAGACAGATACGACTACGCTTGGACT AGATCAAAGCGAGAAGACGTTTATGACAATAACCTTACAGGAGAATGGTCTGAATGGTCAAAGATAATGAAACCCGGAGAATTGGAACAGGACTTGGAATGGCGGTTTATCGGTTTTAAAGTGAAAAACCTTGATGGCATTTTCAGAGATGATTATGGCGTGTTTGAATTGGCAGTCGAAAAACCATACCGAGACACAGTTGTCCACGTTGGAAAAGGAAAAGTTTTATCTGCGCTTAAAAAGTACTGTAAAATTAATACAGATGGCtccaacaaatattttcaaataagcGATGCCTTAGCCAAACGCTGCAGTATTTTAGTTCGCTACAGGTACGTTCACTCTGAGGAGGACGCTGCAAAAGttgaacaaaatttaatggaCAGATATGAGTATCCTTGGAATCCTTTGTAT CGGACAAAGAGGGAGGAAGTAGATGACAGCTGTTTGCCCGGTCAAAACTGGTCAAAATGGCATCAATTGATGACGCCGCAAAAAAACGAAATCGAATCGGGTTGGATAAGGCGTGATCATGGCCACACAGGGTACCGACTGACAGATGAAAATCTGAAAGATGTCGTCATATATGAAAGAGGTGTATATGAATGGATGATTAAAAAGGACAGTCGTATCATAGTCGTATATACTGGGAAAGCGAAAAGGTTATTACAGAGATTAACAGACTATTGCAAAAATGGATCACACAAAGAGAAACTTATAAATGACGCCTTAGCACGGGGTTATAATATTTGTGTAAGATTCAGACTTACTTACAATATTGATGATGCTGAGAATAAGCTACTGGACAGATACAGTTATGCTTGGAATAAATCAAGGAACGATGAGACAAGGGACATTTTTTTGCCATACCATATGGAGCACAACTGA